TGATGGTAACTCTCAATTTCCTCAGACTCGCTGGTCGGCTGTTAGACATACTTTGCGAGTACACGTTCCCAAAAATAGCAAGAGTGTTTCACAGTTAAAAATTCAAGTTCCAAATACTGTCAGGTGGAGTTATGATACTAATAATGTTGTTATAAACGAAGAGAATGGTCGAAAAATTAATACTAATGTTTCTGTAAATGGCAAAACTATACTACTAGCTTTTGCTGAACCAATTGTTCCTAATACTAAGCTAAAGATTGACATCAAGAATGTCAAACAACCATTTCTTGGTAATGGACCTGTCTACCATCTATCTGCTAATTTTGTTGGCATTAATGCAGAAATACCTATAGGTGTAGCTAGATTTCGTATAAATCCTTAAACTTAGCGCTATTCAATAAAAAAAGCTCCTGACATTTAACTTATAGATAAGTTAAATGTCAGGAGCTTTTTTTAATTTTTTAACACAATTTTCCAAGTATTATTAATTATTAATAATTTTAAATTATTGATAATTGATAACTATAGTTTAAATCTTACGTAAGATAAGAATATTTCATTTCTATTTCATCAATAGCTTTCACAATTATAGATATAGAAGTAATTAACCGATTAATAAAACAAGGAGAATATTGATGAAAAAGCTGATTTACACATTTGCTTTTACCTTAGTTTTCGCATCTTCAATTCCTACTGCTTGGGCGAAAAATCCAAATGATGCTAAATTTTCCCATCTCGGAAATAGTGCTGCTGTTCCTAATGATGCCCGTACCATAGATGCTACTCATAAGTTTGATGTTCATGTCCAAGGTAAAGCTCTTTCAGAATTGGCGATTGATTTACCAGAGGGGGTAAGTATTGATAAAGGAATTGAAGTCCAAAATAAATTAGGTCAAAAAATTCCGACAACGGTTTCCATTAACAACAGAAAAGCTACAGTAGCTTTTTCGGAACCAGTAGCCCTTGGTACAAGCATATCAATTCGTATGAAAGGAGTTAATACTCCAGGTTATGAGGAAACTTGGCATTATCCAGTATCTGTCAAAAAGGTTGATATGAAAGAAGAAATTCCACTTGGTTTAGCCCGGATTCAGACTTACGGTGGCTAGAACGACACCATCTACGTTGGTAAACTGGGTAACACTTTTGCTTTCTAAAACGGCTAGGCTAACAGATAATGGTTAATATTTATTAGCTATTAGCTATTCTCATTTGGAAAAATCTTAGCTCGCCTGCGGGCGGGCTTTTATATGGAAAAATGAGCAATTTATTGAGATTTATAATTTGATATAAACAAGGGTTGTTTTGTCTAGGGTGGTATATCAAAACTAATACTTATTTGTTAGTACATGAACGAAGTCAAAACCCTAGCTGTTTATTTGTGTATTGTGGTTTGGGTTAAGTGCAATTAGAGATTTTCTGATCTGACTTAATATTTCATCTTGATTTCATCATTATCTGTCAGAATAAAAAATAACTCAGTAGACGTATTGCAATTAGTTAGATTTTTTAACTTCTCTAACTGAGTATCACTCACACCAATTGAGCAATGAGATCTACTGAGTTTTTTTTAGAGATTATCTACTGCCAAGGCGTAGCATCTGTTTATGGTCTTAGATAGCTTGCTTGTATATATTATTTAATAAATCAGAATTTCATCCTAATTTCATAAACTTCTGTCAACCTGTTTTTAGGGAATAACCCTGTTATTAACTATGCTGATTTCACAAAATTGCCACGAACCTCTAACTTTTCAATTTGATATGCGGGTACTGTTAGTCGAAGATGAGTCAGATTTAGGCGCTGCTATTAAGCGAACGCTGAAGCAGCAAAAGTATTTAGTTGACTGGGTAATGGATGGTAATGAAGCATGGGCATATTTAGAAAATAGTTCGGCACAATATACAGTGGCGATTTTAGATTGGATGCTCCCAGGATTTACTGGTTTGGAATTGTGTAAAAAGCTGCGTTTAAAAGGAAATTCTTTGCCTGTCTTGATGCTCACAGCTAGAGATAGCATGGAAGATAAAGTTGCTGGCTTAGATGCGGGTGCTGATGATTACTTGGTGAAGCCTTTTGGAATGGCAGAATTACTGGCAAGGTTGCGGGCATTGCAGCGGCGTTATCCCCACTTACAACCTCAACAACTAACCGTTGGTAACTTTACTTTAGATTACAGCAATAGTACAGTTGTCGGTCAAAATACGACGGGGGAAAAACAGGAAATTTCTTTAACTAATAAAGAATTCCAACTGGTGGAATATTTTATGAAGCACCCCAATCAAATTGTTACCACCGAACAGATTCGCAATCAGCTTTGGGAAGTGAGTGCAGAACCTGCTAGCAATGTGGTAGCAGCGCAAGTACGTTTGTTGCGTCGCAAACTAGCCTGCTTCGACTGCGCCAACCCGATTGAAACTTTGCACGGTATGGGATATCGTCTGAATCTGACTAATGAATCAAAATAAACTGTTTCGAGGAACTCGTGTTCGTTTAGCTCTGTGGTATGCCCTCGTCATGGGTTTAATTTTAAGCGTTTGTGCTTTCGGTGTCTACAGATCTGTTTTCCGTGCCTATGTGGTAGCTTTAGACAGTGAAATTGAGTCTGTAGCGGGAACACTGCATGACAGTATTGAATTTAAGCTCAGGCAACCTGGGAGTTTGGAACCCGTTATACAGGAGCTATTTCCAAATATAAATCTATGTAAAATTGGAGCCAGCTGCACTCAACAGCAGTCAGATACTAAACGTCATTTTCTTGGTGTAGTTAATAAAGATCACTACTATGTGCGTTTTTTTGATACTTCAGGACGCTTAATTGCTACTGCTGGCAATTATCCAGAAGGACTGTCTAATGTCTTCAGCAATGAAAAATGGTTATTTCTCAAAGACAGCAAAGGCAATGATTACCACCAAAATTCCTTAGTGCTACACACCCCAGATAATGGGGATTGGGGCTATATGCAAGTGGGGCGAAGTCTTGAAGAATTTAATCGTTATCTGGATAGTGTGAAATTAAGTTTAGGTTTGGGATTGCCGATCGCAATGGGTATGGTTGCAGTTGCTAGTTGGTGGTTGGCTGGTTTAGCTATGCAACCAATTTATCAATCTTATCAACAAATTCAACAGTTTACAGCAGATGCTGCACACGAATTGCGAACGCCTTTGGCTGCAACAGGGGCAACGGTGGAATCAGCGCTTTTAATGTCGCAGATGGACGAAGAAGAAACGCGGGACATTCTGCGAACTATCCACCGTCAGAATC
Above is a genomic segment from Cylindrospermum stagnale PCC 7417 containing:
- a CDS encoding DUF2808 domain-containing protein; the encoded protein is MKKVLVYVAISTLAAALLIPANYASANEEDGNIPHVDGNSQFPQTRWSAVRHTLRVHVPKNSKSVSQLKIQVPNTVRWSYDTNNVVINEENGRKINTNVSVNGKTILLAFAEPIVPNTKLKIDIKNVKQPFLGNGPVYHLSANFVGINAEIPIGVARFRINP
- a CDS encoding DUF2808 domain-containing protein translates to MKKLIYTFAFTLVFASSIPTAWAKNPNDAKFSHLGNSAAVPNDARTIDATHKFDVHVQGKALSELAIDLPEGVSIDKGIEVQNKLGQKIPTTVSINNRKATVAFSEPVALGTSISIRMKGVNTPGYEETWHYPVSVKKVDMKEEIPLGLARIQTYGG
- the rppA gene encoding two-component system response regulator RppA, which encodes MLISQNCHEPLTFQFDMRVLLVEDESDLGAAIKRTLKQQKYLVDWVMDGNEAWAYLENSSAQYTVAILDWMLPGFTGLELCKKLRLKGNSLPVLMLTARDSMEDKVAGLDAGADDYLVKPFGMAELLARLRALQRRYPHLQPQQLTVGNFTLDYSNSTVVGQNTTGEKQEISLTNKEFQLVEYFMKHPNQIVTTEQIRNQLWEVSAEPASNVVAAQVRLLRRKLACFDCANPIETLHGMGYRLNLTNESK
- the rppB gene encoding two-component system sensor histidine kinase RppB, translated to MNQNKLFRGTRVRLALWYALVMGLILSVCAFGVYRSVFRAYVVALDSEIESVAGTLHDSIEFKLRQPGSLEPVIQELFPNINLCKIGASCTQQQSDTKRHFLGVVNKDHYYVRFFDTSGRLIATAGNYPEGLSNVFSNEKWLFLKDSKGNDYHQNSLVLHTPDNGDWGYMQVGRSLEEFNRYLDSVKLSLGLGLPIAMGMVAVASWWLAGLAMQPIYQSYQQIQQFTADAAHELRTPLAATGATVESALLMSQMDEEETRDILRTIHRQNQRLITLVVDLLLLARLDRQHLPVQLEECCLNDIVSDLVEEFEAMAIAAGVMLQSRIQVNEPVNIVGDSDQLYRLVSNLIVNAIQYTPKGGEVTVCLGCSDHHAVIRVHDTGIGIPEKELTRIYDRFYRVNSDRSRSTGGSGLGLAIASAIVQVHHGSLNVQSELGKNSTFTIELPFNVIHLNSDRSFSPFKWLFRRLRQSK